DNA sequence from the Saccopteryx leptura isolate mSacLep1 chromosome 4, mSacLep1_pri_phased_curated, whole genome shotgun sequence genome:
agtcatatttatttttactttttaaaaatgagaagagaaacaTACTGCTTTAGAGAAGAAGGTAGCAAAGTGAATacagtatttttataaattgagaaTTTTGCTAACCAAATTCATTTCCTGTACCAAATCATTTCACAGTAGAAATCACTATCTCCCTAATTTACATCCTTCATTCATTAATAACAGGAAAACATAATTTCCTAATTGGGCATTCCTTATTCTAGGTACACCCCCAGTCCAGTGCAAACTACAGATTCCTTTTATACTAATCTTCCTTGATCATTTAATTAACAAGAGTCAAGGGCCAAATCATGCCCCAATTCAATCTTCAGTCACTTCCTATCACTTCCTGAGACAAACTTAAAGTCCAATTGTTGCATTACTGACatccagaattttttatttcctcccatttttattaatattctccTGCCTGAAACATTCTCCTTCAACCCAAAACTTTCAAGTCAGTTCAAATAACCCTGCTTTCCTATACTACACCAAAGGTCAATTCTATTCTATCTGTGAACTTTGAATGTAAATTCCAATGCCATATTGGAAAGCAGAGTTCTAGTTCCCAATCTAAGAAACATTTTATAGCATTATGTCGGAGAATTCACTTAGCCTCTTTGAATTTGTTCCTCCATCTATCGTATATACCAAGAGTTAAGAGAGATCTCAAGATTCCCAACTGATTCTTTAATTTCGTATTTAATGTAGTTTAAAACTGTTATCTTGCCCTTACATAGTCACATACTCTCCCCAGATATATGTTGTATATATTCCCCTTGAGGACAAGAACTGTGTTTGATTAAAGATTTGCTTATATCTTTACTAGATATAGTGACTTATACCTACTCAATAAATGTACACATTTGATAGATTAGTATAAGGGAGacagagataatttaaaatagcagGTCCAGTAACATATCTGGAAAGAACTGAACTTGTTTTCTTGTCGATCAAAACAGCTGTGCCATTTGTGTAATGATAACAGGATGGCAAAGTATTTGGCAGTAATTATAACGTATGTTAGATGTTCACAGGGTTGTTTCTGTCGCATATCTGAATTCACTTAGTtaacaaatatttcagaaaatactATGAGCCAAGCCCTGGcataaaatggaaatacagaGATAAACTACATAGATGGGTAAAGTCCCTTCTCTTATGGAGTTTATATTCTTGGATACAAGAACAAGATTAGCATCCCCATCCAAACTTCCAAGATCACATATATCTTGGAATAATAAGGTAAGAAATATTTGCAGTTCCCAATGCCCTCCAATGCAtttaaggtgacagaggaaacaATAGAATACCTTGGCTCTGATTATATGCTATAGAGGCAATAGATCACAAAAGATGTTAGAGCACAACCTCTGGAACTTAAATTCCAGCTAGCTTAAGTCCCAGCTCCCACTTACTAGTTATGTGACCTTAAATAAGTTACTTAATATCTCTATccttcagtttccttacctgcaaaatggaaataatggtaCTTAATAAATAATGGATAAAGAAGGTTGTTCTCAGAATTAAATAAGTTGATATACATAAAATGCATATAAGTACTATAATTTTCAACTACTCCAATTACTACTACTATATTACTAAAGTAGTGTAGTCTATGAACAAGCTAAAATCAGTACATAGCACATAGTAGAAACTCTACACCTAATTACTGACCAAATAAATGAACCAAAGACTATTTCTTCCTCTGTGAAAACTGAACAAAAGCATCTTATCAACTTTAAGAACTCTAGGACTCAAGAGGACATAATCTATTTCAAAGTGCTTTGTTAAAACAACCCCCCAAAATCACACAAGAATAAGGATTTATTACTATTGCCCCTAGATATACTATCGTAGCCatataataacaaaaatgtaaggCTAGAATTATTTCAATTGTATGTTTATACTTTCAAAGTGTTCCTAACAAGTCAATATGCTGTTTCTTGCCATCTGACTACATAAGAAAGCCTAATAACCAAAGACATTAATTAGGTGAGCAGGGAGAGAATAAAGTCTCCTAacaataaacaatttaataatCAGTCCATCTAcaatttactaaaaaaataaataaatacttaggtATATAAACAGATCAAGAGTTCTTCAACCTAAGTAGTGAGCtgatatatatacaaaaataatcttgaaggcacatatgaaaaacaatcaatgcacaactacaGTGAAAtaaactttgagttgatgcttctcaccctctctctccctgtctccctagctctcaaaaaaaaaaaattgttgagctTCAAGGAGAAGTAAGGGGAGGTGACACAAGGGATAAGCAGGTACAGGAACAGAATGTGCCAAagcctagagaaaaaaaagtaagaatagtTGGCAACTTGAGGACTGAAAGATGGCAGTGGGAATGCAGAAAGTGAGGGAGGGCATGACTTACAATGCCAGAAGTAAACAAAAGCAAATGgtaattactttaaaagaaagggGAAGGCTTTCAGGGGTTTTGGGTGAGTGATCAGAAcagattttcattttaagaatatcATTCTGGCCCTGGGCGACTGGCTCAATGGTAAAGTGTCAGCATgcggtgtggaagtcctgggttcaattcctggttagggtacacaggagaagtgaccatctgcttctccactcttactcttccatcttctctctttctccctctcttcccctcccacagccaaggctcaagtggttcgagcaagttggcccagggcactgaggatggctccatggcctcacctcaggtgctaaaaagggCTTGGTTGCgaaacaacagagcagcagccccaaatgggcagagcactgcccactattgggcctgccaggtggatcccagtcaggacgcatgcaggagtctgtctctctgcttccctgcctctcatttaatattagaaaaaaaaaaaaagagtatcattCTGACTACAAGATATAATATTAGAGAAACGCAGAATGTTTGCATGAGGCTAGTAAGAAGCTACTGCAGagtaagaaataatattaaaatgaggATGACTAAACGAGAAAATTTGAGAGGCTGGGTCAAGTTTATGATCTGTTGAGACTGAGAGGCCTACAAGAATGCAAGTAGAGATATTATAAAGGCAGATATCTATCAGTCAAAGCTAAGAAGAGAAGTGTGGGCTAGTGATATACATTCAGAAGATGATAGCATACCATACAGATTGTATTTAAAGCCAAAGAATAAATGATTACCTAGGGGAAAGGTACAAAAAGCCCCAACACTGAGAGTCTGATAAAGGAAGTAAATCTGAACAGACTGAAAAGGAGTGACCAGAAATGTGGGAAGAACTAAAAAGGATATcccagagagagagcaaaaaagtGTGTTTCAGGAAGGAGTAAAGCAAAGGTCAACTTGGCCTAATGATATTGAAAGGTCAAGTAAGATTTCCAGGTCAAAATGACttgtaatgaaaaaaatatatagggaaGTGTGGAAAGCTGGGGAGAAGAAATGAGGACAGCATTTCAAAATAATGTAAAACatgatttaaatattatttcctcCTGTGATCTTTTCATGAGCATTTAAAGCATATTCTTACCATAACATATTCAACACTAACAACACAGTGACACAGAAAAAACCAACCAGCAGGGCACTAATATTGCAGGATCAGAACAGGTCATGCTTTacagtttcatattttttaatgaaactttCTAAACAAGAAATAAATCTAATTGTTTTGTAATTCTGAAGCCAATGTTACAAAAACTGAatttaaattattagaaaattaaaataattttcctgaaaaaatcattttcatgcaactttcaaaagaaaaaaatttttttaacattaattcaACATTTGACTGTCTACTGCAGTCCAGGTATACCACTGTGATCACTTCACCCACTCTTTTCTCATCAATGGTTTATAGGCAAATATTGGTATGTTCTAAAACAGTTCCCATTATTTTTACTAATACATCAATGAAACCTGCCTTCTTTCATGTTTTCAGCCCCTCTAATATTATTTCTGGCATCAGCATTACCTCTTGTGGTCTTTATAAGTAGTAAAATCAGCACTAgattttaaattggaaaaatgGATTTAAATCCTAGCTCTGCTTTACTACTATTATCCTTAGACAACTCACTTGGcctctctaataaataaagtaAGCTTCAGTTTACTCACcagtaaaacagaaagaaaagcttAATTCACAAGGCTGTTGAGATGGGTAAATGtgataataaatataaactgaatctaattttaacatttttaataattttgaagaACCAAGTTAGAGATTATTCTTATTTCTGCCAAGCAATTCCACCCTTAAAatttatgttataaattttatatatcaaatttGGAGCAATTACTTTGTTAAAATTCACAAACTTCTCACAGTACAATATTCCAAAGTTAAGACAGGTGTGCAATAACAGTAAATACATATACATCTATTTTGTACTTCTTTCCTAAAAATCTcactaaaatgacaaaaaatcacattcttaaaatataaagacacaaGGTCACAAAAACTGAGAGAACAGGTGAAAAgacaatagcaacaaaaatttGAAAGTTGGAAAACAGATGGCTGAGTGACAAATGACTTAGCAAAACACTAGAAAATCAAATCCTTAGCAAATAGTGaagaaagccaaaaataaacccaatttAAACTGTAAAATCCCCCAAAAGACTCAGGAATTGGCAGTACCACATAACATCTGATGTAGGACGTGAGGAAGAGAGGGtgctaaaataagaaatgagcCCCACAGATCCCAAATTCTCTTCCCCTACCTCCCCCCCAAAACTGAAAATACATTCTCTGAAGAATATGAAACACAAGTTCCCAAGACTGAGGAAATCAGGCCCAACTAATAGGCAGAACACAGTAAAAACAGGGTAATCGAAAAAAATACTTATGAGTATGCTAAGACTCCTCAAGACCTTTTACCTCATTCTCCCCTGCCCTCAAAATGTACGTAGGACTTCACCTCCATGCAAGAAATCAGAAGAGCCTTCTACAGGGAATCTAACCAGCTTAAGGAAAGACCTGAAAAAACTGACATCAAAAGTCCTCCAACCAAACAGCCCAGCCTAGTTAACTATACAGAAAAGCTAACAAGACTTTGTTTTCAGCATTTTACTTCCCTACTCTTATACACAACCATCAACAACCATCTAAGAAAAGGGTATAACTTGAAAGATAAAGTCCAAAGCAAatacaaaccaaaaataaattaaaaaataaaaataaaacacttgagGACAGGTAACAGAGGGTGaaaaaaagatcttaaaaatAGACCTATCTTCTATATAATCATACAGCAAAGAGAAAGTACTATCATTTTTAGAACAGGATACCATTTAAAAGCAAAGACTAAAACAAAAGCTCTtagaaagtaaatatataataaatgaaaactcagtaaagagaccaaaaaaaaaaaaaaaagattaaaaacaggaaagaaaatatgagaaaattagAAGGCTGGTCAAGAAGGTCCATTATCCCAAATAGAAGAGttggagaatggagagagagagagagagagagagagagagagaatatggaaAGAATCAATAACTTTATTCAAGAAAATAATCCCAGGATGAAAAGATGCTTCCAGACTGAGAGGTCACATTAAGTATTCAGCACCATGgataaaaagaaacccacatTAGGACCCTCACATTACAAAATTTTTGAACACAGTAAACAAATACAAtcttaaagaaacagagagagagagagagagagagagaggagcgtaAACAAGGGGGAAAAAGGACAAACAAAACCCAGACAAACAAAGGTCACACACAACATATGAGGAATCAAAATGGCTTCAAACTTCTCAAAAGCAATATGGAAGCCAAAAAGCAACAAagcaaaattatgaaatattccaATTTCCCATCTGGTACTCTTTACCTaaccaaagaataaaacaagTGTCAGGATAAACTATAGTCATTTTACAACATCAAGTAAACCAAGAATAAACATGAGATGGGTCACGAGAAACTTGGGACATCCAACCACAGGAGAAAATGAAGGAACTCCCATGATAAAACTTGTATACCAAGTATAAAGGGCAATCAGTCCATAATGGAGGTCAGAGGGATAAGAGAAAAGACTTCTTCAGGAAGATAAAATTGATAACGACAAGATGTCTGAACATCTTGACAGACGTTTGATTAAAAATTCAATTAGTCATAACTATAGAGAAAATtcaagggggaaggagggggctcAATGACAATGAACTCCAGCCAGATAACCCTATGGTAAAGCTACCTGTCAACAAGTCACACTAAGAATTTATTAGCTCTTTAATCTCCTACACTTAAGTGCAAACAGACAACCGAGAATTACCAGACATCTAAGAAATGGccctatcacaaaaggtaaagcCCAAAACATCTGAAAGGcaactggaagaaaacagattaCACTGATACATGAAAACTTACAGGCAGAGGGGGAACGACTCATTAACATTTCTATATGCtaaatagtatataaaatatatatataccatatatattagTATTGTATTTACTAGATAGTGGGGGGGGGATGGAAAAAGGGAGGCAAATGCAGGACATTGCACAGGAtaagaaaagtaatattttacaAGAACAATGAATAATCAATAGTAATGTAATTTTAACTATTAAGAGGAAGGGGTACCAGCTGAGTAGGTGATGACAACAAAGTTATATCTTCATTTTCCATCCAGGAAGTTAGTGAGGccaaaaataaatgcaagaaatacattatttaatacATCCTTATATAGGGCATATGAGTTAGACACAGTTCTGAGGGCTTTCCaaattcctttaatttttattacaaacTTATGTAGTAGGTactatttctatctttttaaatgaaCAGAGGCATAGAGGTTAAAGAGGCCAATGTTACATAAAACTagtaaatgaggccctggccggttggctcagcggtagagcgtcggcctggcgtgcgggggacccgggttcgattccaggccagggcacataggagaagcgcccatttgcttctccaccccccccccttcctctctgtctctctcttcccctcccggcagccaaggctccattggagcaaggagcaaagatggcccgggtgctggggatggctccttggcctctgccccaggcgctagagtggctctggtcgcagcagagcgttgccccggaggggcagagcatcaccccctggtgggcagagcatcgcccctggtgggcatgccgggtggatcccggtcggcgcatgcgggagtctgtctgactgtctctccccatttccagcttcagaaaaatacaaaaaaaaaaaaaacaaacaaacaaaaaaaaaactagtaaatgACAAACCTAAGCAGTTTAATTCCAGAATCCATGCTCTCAACCTATAAAAGTTAGGGACTACAAGGTAAATATTACAATAACCATCTAAAAAGTGAAAGTGATTTTTTCTGGGAAAgggaaaaatggaaaggaagaaggCAGGAAGCTTTGTTTGCTTTGTGATCATGTAAATTATCTAACTCTGTGCAGGTACActctaaataaaactaaaacttatAATTTAGTATTTCACAGTTAAAGTACTTTATCTGATGCTACCATCCTCAGAAGTAGGCAAAATGTGTGTTacttctattttatagataattctcttcaataaatatttgagggcCTAGCACTATATTCAGGAGATCAGTATCAATTCACTTCAAGAAATGATGAAGTAAAATAGGTACAAAAAGCAACtccttttattaatttcttttccatttgtcaTATAAATTATATGATCCTGCATCTCTAACAACTGCATTTAAAATgagacaatatatattttaaatagtgatagaaaaaggagagaaagttctgctcattaattcattcaaaaaaaaaaatgagttcttaCCCTTGAGGAACTCATACTCTTATGGGAAAGAAGGGTAAACATAAATTGAATGTGCGCAGTGCTTAAATAGAGGGACACTAAAGAGTGCTAAGGAAACATTCCTTGGGTGAAGAGAATGATTCAGAGGGAACATCTGAGCTCTCCTGAAGCAAGGACTAGAAGTTTGAACAATTTCATATAAAAGGCTGTACTAAtaatcagaaaatacaaaagattatataTCAGTGTCAAATACCTCTATCTTTTCCTGTGTTGAAAAAGTAAGTTCATGCTAAAGACTAAATAAGATATTTAAGACCTTTTTAATgagactgaatttttaaaaacaagatataTAATCTTTCTGACTGAGCCATGTTTCCTATCTGTATAGTCTCTCCCAGCAGCCAACTCAAAGCATTTCCCACATgtctaataacattttaaaatttaaagtgttAAGTATTATTGCAAAAATAACTAAAGAATAACTATCCTTGATTTGTCATTCCACCCCAAAATTTGTTAACATGTTTTCTAAgtcatatttaaattataatgtaCCCCTTTCTCCCATAACAGACTAATAGGTGACCAAGGCCAGAAGAAGCAAGTGAcacagaaactaaaaaaaaaaaaaaaaaaggtaaaaagaattttttaaatcatgatcACATTTTTTCTCTTGTAGATATTCTCAAATACCTTTCCAAggccaaatttaaataaaacatttctttttttcaaactataGTGACGAAAGGAAATAATCTGCAGTaaaacacaataaagaaaataatgtacatATTTATCCTTTTTGATTTTTACAGGTATTTTAGGggtgaaagatttttatttttcagaatttaaaagacaactctgaaacaaaaattttacagaTTTGATGATTTAACTTTGATGTTAACATAACAAAAGCTCAAATATGGAGTAAATTCAAAACAGGTAGTCAACTCAAATTACTTCATaccaatatttaatttaattatatctgAGTATCTCTTTTTGTCTCTAATTTCAACCTTCCTAAATAATTTGTCCCTGATTAATTTTCATCTATATGGAAAATGAAATTGAATTGGAATTACTATATGGAAAAATGAATTTGTACTAATATCTTACTTACACTGGGACTTTATCCCTACAGTTAACAACCTAGTTGAAGGTAGCAACATCTGACTTTGTCTGGAGCAGCAAGCTGTGCAACACTCTATCATGCATGCCCTACCACAAGgaggaaaaaacagagaaagtcatGCCAGGAGACCACAAAGGATAATTAACAAAAATCATGGCAGGTCTGAATTCAAAATGTGTcgttttcatttatatatttacttcacCAGTTGTTTCATTTCTCTCAATTTACCACCTATATAACATGGCTGTTTCTATAGGGACTTCACTCAGATTATACCCTTTAGATTTAGAAAACACTAATATTTGGCtgaataattctttaaaattataggtGAATATTAGCAATTACAGATGAGTAGAATGATAtgataaaattaaagatttaacaataattaaaataggCTAATTAAGGAAACTACCTCCTACAAAAGGTCTAACTTTTAAAGTATAGTTTTTGTAAATGGCACAGACTACATGGTTAggtaacaaaattttaattatatggctattaggaaaataataaaaatcttgaaagacaacattttaaattatttcaataaactGTGTCtttaccctttttaaaaaaaactaaaaaaaatcatgaaaactCTTTTCTAAAATTGCAATTCTTTTGAAATATGCTCAAAATTTCCAAAGTAAAAACcacaaaatacatataatataaatgttCTAATTGGTTTGATGAAAGTTCAATCACAAAAATCTCCAACTAATACTAAAATAAGTAAACATCTTTCAAGCTTACTCACAGTTCCACAAGAAAATGTATAGCTTTTGTCAGAACTCCTATGGTATTATTTTGATCAAGGTTAGTCAGACTGGCAAATTTCTGAAAACATTCCTCTAAAGTCTAATTAGTATAAAGCAATGTAGAATCATGAGAGTTCACAACTTTTCTACTAGTCAGCTTCAAAGACACAATTTGATTCAACAAACGTGATTAGCACATGATTTCcaattcaattaagaaaacaCCAGTTTAATAGTGTATTTTAGGCTTTATGGGTTTTTTTGATGAGGGAACAAGGAAACAGGTGTAGATTAACAAAAGACTTATTTTCACACCTCTATAAATTCAACCCTCTAGGACTTACTTTCTTTACTCTCTTAAAATGGCTACCACCTTGATCTACTATGCAAAAGGAAAAATTTACAGCACActaccataaaaaataaatatggttaTTTTGACAGTGTATGCCCTTCTTCCCCACAGAAAACTTTTTATGATTTCCATGACTCCTTCACTGTTCAGACAAAATGGCCattaaataagtacataaaagTTGGTTAATTACAGTATGAAGGGAACCTCTATAACCCAGATTAGATTATCTTTCCTATTTTGTCTGACTAGGAAAATCAGGTAGCATCTTTCACAGACTAAGATTAAACAGAGTAGAAATGGAAAGGATTGTCCAATCTAGTAAAGGAGACACAAATGTGGGAACCACACCCCTCCTAAGAAACAATCATATAGAATTtagtaattcaaaagaatagaTTAACTATTATATTTGTTAGCAAAAGTTAAGTTTCTGttcataattaatatttttaaaagcatttcataaataaCAAGAACGACTGAGTGCTCCCAACCCTATTCGTAATGCTCAGTAGTATTCTGTCAAAGGTTTACATATTACTTACACCATTTCCTAGCCACCTTGAAACCATTCTGGAACACCTGATGTAGTAAACTTACCACAAAAATGCATTTTcacatacaaaaatgaaaaaaatacgtATTTTAGACTAATTCTGtattatatacataaattatattatacacacacacatagctaTCAAATAAACTCAGTCTGTTGAGTATCTGCAGAAATATGGCATGATCTTACCTCTCATCCTCGCCATCCACCAGGGGTGTCGTCAGCGGTAGCACCTTCAAcgggaaaagagaagcagaggcTGCTAGGCTGCTGCTACTCCCATCTGAAACTGCTGACATTCCCCCACTGTCACCACTGATAGTCTGAGGTAAGCCAACTAGTGAGGGTTCCGCTGGGCGCCTGGCATCTTCAATTTGGCTTCCAATTGCCTGAGCTAATGATTGTGCAGAGAACTGAGTAGAACTTAGTGACATCTGTTGTGCCAAAGGCAAATTAATATTAGTTGCTATCGAGGGAGGCTGACTAACACTTTGAACCACATTACCATTTTGAGTAGCAGGGGTTTGTGCTATATTCTGTAGTGGTACCAAGTTTGCTGGGGCAGAAGGCATTCCAGAAGGACCAGCTGAACTAACCTGATTTGTAACAGAAATACTACTAGCAGAGGGCACAGGACTAACTGCAGGCAACTGCTGCAAGACCACTCCTTGAGCTACTGATTCTACTCCTTGAGGCTGGGGAGGCACAGTTAACAAGGTACTTTGGGGTGCAATGACCAATTGTTGAGGAAGGCTTGAAGCACTAGTTTGAACTCCCTGATGAATAATCGCAGTTTGAGCAGGTGGAACTATTTGTGAAGATGGAGGAGCACCTTGCTGAATAACTGAAGGTGTGACTTGGGGAGAGGGCTGCTGCACTGCAGTGGGTACATTTGCTTGTTGACCAATATTTGCAATTTGACCGCCAGTGGGTACAGCAGATACTGCTGTTTGAGCCTGACCGATGGGCTGGCCAGATGCCCCTGCAGGTTGTGCTTGGACTGCTGCAGGCTGCACTGGCAGCTGGATACTCTGGGGCTGAGCCATAGGAATCACCGCTGTTCCCACTCCCACTCCTGCAGAACTGGGCTGCCCAGAGGACACTGCTGTTTGAAGAATGGGCTGCTGCTGTACATACTCTGCAGTAGGAATCTGAGTCACTGCTTTACCATGACCTGGGGCCATCTGTGTAGAAACAGTCGATTGTTGCTGTCCATACTGTATCTGCTGGGGTGGTGCCCCTGGAAGGGGAGCTTGCACAGGAGGAGCCATCTGAGAATATGGCAATTGGGGTTGAGCCAAACTAGAAACTGAAGGCTGCCCTAAAGCTGAAGTTACCCCAATCACATTAACAGGCGAAGGCTGGATACCAGTTGCAGCATTGAGAGTGGCTAGTGGAGGTACTGGTTGAACACCTTGCTTTTGCTGATAGCTCAGTTCTTGAGATGGTAACTGTCCTTGCGAGATCTGTGGCTGAGAAACATTCTGTGATACACCCACTGCTGAAATACTCTGTGGACCAGTGCTACTAAAATCCATCTGCTGAAGGGTCACACCTTGAAGagttggttgttgttgttgctgcaccaccacagtagGGGCTCCCATCTCTCCACTTCCCACACTCTCTGTGTAGTGACTCAGTGTGCTGACACTACTGCTCACTGAACTCCCACTAGTGCTCTCCCTCTCAGAAGTCGCTTCAATTGGATTTTGTTTCACAGTTTCCACCACTTTATTTATCACCACACCTTCCGTAGCGGGcacagcattttctttttcatagaacTCAGTGCAAGTCCATCTACCTTTTTTAAAGGGTTCAGAACTAGAATCTAACTTCACAACTCTGAACCTTGAAGTGTTAACTGTTGGTTGTTGCTGCTGACTTGTACCTGATCCCACAGTCATCCCTGCAGCTACATTAGGGACACTGTTAACAGCCGAGGAAGAAATAATACCATTGCCCATGCCACTCAAGATATTAACACTGCTGTTAACTCCAGGCCCCGCACTCACACTAGCAGTACTAGGAACATTGCTTGCATTTACATTAGCATTACCAAGCATGCTGCTTGTCACATTAGGATTAAAACTACCCAGAGAAGTAATGTTAACATTATTCACTGTATTAGTGCCTGTAGCAGAATTTATACCTATACTGCCAGTAGTACTGGGAGCACGGACATTAGTCATTACAGATGCAGGTGAGCCACCCGATGATGCAGCAGAAGTTGGTGCAGCTGGTACAACACTGTCAGAGCTCCCAGTTGTAGTGAGTTTTCTAGATACTGGGCTTGAGGGTGGCCCTACAGGGATGGATGCACTGGCCACACCAGCATGGGATGGATGGTGGTGCCCATGGTGGACATGGTGCCCATGATGaatgtgatggtgatgatggaggTGGTGTGGATGAGCACTCCCATTGATCACAACATTCTGTTGTGGAAGGTGAGGCAAATGAGGCTGAGGAAGGTGGGGTTGGTTGGGAGACACTGCCCCAGGTGTCTCAGCTTCCTGGAAGTTATTTAGTGTCTCCTCTGAGGAGCTGCGTTCAGGTTCCCCTAAGTCAGTAGCCCTGGAAAGCGACACATCAAGGATCTCGGAAGACGACAGATCCTCCGTGTGAGATTCATCCAGATCATCATAGCTCTCCGTGTCCTCTGCTATACTGTTGTTAGAGCTCATGCTGGCGGAGATCTGAGCTGGGGTAACGCTAGTTATCTGGAAgccacttttctttttcatttgagtTCCGCCTGGTGCAAGAGGCTGTGTCTGCAGCTGAGCCTGCGAAAGCAGGTTCAGGCTTTGTGGAGGCGGAGGCTGTGGTCCCGACA
Encoded proteins:
- the TSC22D1 gene encoding TSC22 domain family protein 1 isoform X2, whose translation is MHQPPESAAAAAAADISARKMAHPAMFPRRGSGSGSASAPNAAGTGVGSNASSSEDFAPPSLLQPPPPAASCMSGPQPPPPQSLNLLSQAQLQTQPLAPGGTQMKKKSGFQITSVTPAQISASMSSNNSIAEDTESYDDLDESHTEDLSSSEILDVSLSRATDLGEPERSSSEETLNNFQEAETPGAVSPNQPHLPQPHLPHLPQQNVVINGSAHPHHLHHHHHIHHGHHVHHGHHHPSHAGVASASIPVGPPSSPVSRKLTTTGSSDSVVPAAPTSAASSGGSPASVMTNVRAPSTTGSIGINSATGTNTVNNVNITSLGSFNPNVTSSMLGNANVNASNVPSTASVSAGPGVNSSVNILSGMGNGIISSSAVNSVPNVAAGMTVGSGTSQQQQPTVNTSRFRVVKLDSSSEPFKKGRWTCTEFYEKENAVPATEGVVINKVVETVKQNPIEATSERESTSGSSVSSSVSTLSHYTESVGSGEMGAPTVVVQQQQQPTLQGVTLQQMDFSSTGPQSISAVGVSQNVSQPQISQGQLPSQELSYQQKQGVQPVPPLATLNAATGIQPSPVNVIGVTSALGQPSVSSLAQPQLPYSQMAPPVQAPLPGAPPQQIQYGQQQSTVSTQMAPGHGKAVTQIPTAEYVQQQPILQTAVSSGQPSSAGVGVGTAVIPMAQPQSIQLPVQPAAVQAQPAGASGQPIGQAQTAVSAVPTGGQIANIGQQANVPTAVQQPSPQVTPSVIQQGAPPSSQIVPPAQTAIIHQGVQTSASSLPQQLVIAPQSTLLTVPPQPQGVESVAQGVVLQQLPAVSPVPSASSISVTNQVSSAGPSGMPSAPANLVPLQNIAQTPATQNGNVVQSVSQPPSIATNINLPLAQQMSLSSTQFSAQSLAQAIGSQIEDARRPAEPSLVGLPQTISGDSGGMSAVSDGSSSSLAASASLFPLKVLPLTTPLVDGEDESAETITFVGRLIGQESTILVPLTALYFSASLLPEVQGVILEPQIQPRPRRAFDVRGPLSPLNPWRQNIQLLERVGKDNKQISFNW
- the TSC22D1 gene encoding TSC22 domain family protein 1 isoform X1, encoding MHQPPESAAAAAAADISARKMAHPAMFPRRGSGSGSASAPNAAGTGVGSNASSSEDFAPPSLLQPPPPAASCMSGPQPPPPQSLNLLSQAQLQTQPLAPGGTQMKKKSGFQITSVTPAQISASMSSNNSIAEDTESYDDLDESHTEDLSSSEILDVSLSRATDLGEPERSSSEETLNNFQEAETPGAVSPNQPHLPQPHLPHLPQQNVVINGSAHPHHLHHHHHIHHGHHVHHGHHHPSHAGVASASIPVGPPSSPVSRKLTTTGSSDSVVPAAPTSAASSGGSPASVMTNVRAPSTTGSIGINSATGTNTVNNVNITSLGSFNPNVTSSMLGNANVNASNVPSTASVSAGPGVNSSVNILSGMGNGIISSSAVNSVPNVAAGMTVGSGTSQQQQPTVNTSRFRVVKLDSSSEPFKKGRWTCTEFYEKENAVPATEGVVINKVVETVKQNPIEATSERESTSGSSVSSSVSTLSHYTESVGSGEMGAPTVVVQQQQQPTLQGVTLQQMDFSSTGPQSISAVGVSQNVSQPQISQGQLPSQELSYQQKQGVQPVPPLATLNAATGIQPSPVNVIGVTSALGQPSVSSLAQPQLPYSQMAPPVQAPLPGAPPQQIQYGQQQSTVSTQMAPGHGKAVTQIPTAEYVQQQPILQTAVSSGQPSSAGVGVGTAVIPMAQPQSIQLPVQPAAVQAQPAGASGQPIGQAQTAVSAVPTGGQIANIGQQANVPTAVQQPSPQVTPSVIQQGAPPSSQIVPPAQTAIIHQGVQTSASSLPQQLVIAPQSTLLTVPPQPQGVESVAQGVVLQQLPAVSPVPSASSISVTNQVSSAGPSGMPSAPANLVPLQNIAQTPATQNGNVVQSVSQPPSIATNINLPLAQQMSLSSTQFSAQSLAQAIGSQIEDARRPAEPSLVGLPQTISGDSGGMSAVSDGSSSSLAASASLFPLKVLPLTTPLVDGEDESSSGASVVAIDNKIEQAMDLVKSHLMYAVREEVEVLKEQIKELIEKNSQLEQENNLLKTLASPEQLAQFQAQLQTGSPPATAQPQGTTQPPAQPASQGSGPTA